The Musa acuminata AAA Group cultivar baxijiao chromosome BXJ2-2, Cavendish_Baxijiao_AAA, whole genome shotgun sequence genome contains the following window.
GTATCTTTAAGCATGCCCAGAGGCCATATCTCTTTTCCAATACACTTCATTCGTAGTGTTGACTGCCTATGTTACATTATGCAAGAAAAATCATGCATATCAGACACGGATTGTTTACCGAATGGTACTAACTAAAAACTACCCTTTTATTGACCTCTTTGTTTTTATGTGATCTTTTtagtttaatttttttgaaaatgattttgtgtcTTTTATATGTGTGTTCATATGTATGGTGAGGAATCTTCATTGTACTATTCCTTGTAGGGGCACAGAGAATGGTTGAATGAAGTTAATGTTCTTGGGGTGGTTGAGCATCCGAATCTTGTCAAATTAATAGGTTATTGTGCTGAAGATGATGAAAGGGGAATACAACGGCTTCTGGTATATGAGTATATGCCAAATGGAAGTGTAGAGGACCATCTGTCACGTCAATTTAAGACAATACTTTCTTGGTCCATGAGACTAAGGGTAGCTCTTGATGCTGCTCGTGGATTGACATACTTGCATGAACAAATGGATTTCCAGGTTACAACTCAACTTATCTATTAGTTTTTATTGCATGGTTGACATGTCGATTTTTTATATCATGCATCATGATTCTTACAACTGTGAGTTAATCTTTTAACTTGTACATTCTGTTACtctactttttatttgtcataattGGATATGTTTCTATAAGgcgatgattcttgtaatttttaTGCTTCAGTTTTGTACTTGCTGTTCAAAACTTTATAGACGAGAAAGTCTTAAAACTATGAACTTATTAAGGCTAAATTAAGAACTGAAATTTAGAACTTGGAGTCACTTCAATTTCTGAAAAATAGGTTGAACATTGCTTCTTGTGTGGCTAGAAAGTGATTATGTTTGTGCTTTCTCCACCGTTTATCTATGTCTATATAATAGGGAGAGTGAGACTTCAAAGAGGAACTGGGAGCTACCGAACAACTTGCATTCACATTTATATTAAGTTTGTGGTTTTTGGTATTATCAAGTTTTAATAACTTGTATATGATGTTTAGCCCCAGATTTGCTCAGCGGTGACCATTACTTCGCCTGGACCTTTTGTTTGCATTTGTCTAGATAAATGAAAACTGTAGCACAAAATTGGAGACCAGATGTTTACATTGGACCCCACTTTTATTGTTATACAAAGAATAGAGTCAATAAGCATATTTCTTTCTTGTCgttttcatatttttaaatttcattaagTAGTATGTTGATCAGTGTTAAGGAAATAGTTCTTTCTCCCAACTCTTGATTTCTAGTTGTTAAGATCCTAAACTTGGTCTTCTATTTTGGGATGCCTGCATCAATCTTTAGCATGGAACCACCATCAAAATTCAACAAGGAAGAACAAGATAAGGACACAACTTATGATGGTGGCAATGGAACCTTTATATCAATCTTTACATCTACTATTGAGTCTGATAATTTCAGATTCAGACACAACCTGACTTGCCTACAGGTCATGCTTGACCAGTATCTTTTCATGAACATAGTTTATCCCTTTAAGTAGATTGGAGCCTTTCTGGATATTTCAGGTCAAGAGCTGCCACTGCTGAATTGACTCTTCTAAGTTCTTGAAGCCTACAAGACAGTTGTTTTTTTGCTTGAATGACAACATTTTCTTGTATTTGTCAAAAACAGAAGACAGTAATTTTAACATTTGAGTTTATTTATCATTTGCTCAAGAAACTATTAAAATAGACTTTGATATAACCTAAAGATCATTTTTGCCAAATATTTCTACCAAAAATGTTAATCTCACTTATTACATCAGATTGTTTTATGTTATTTGGCAGATTATATTCCGAGATTTTAAAAGCTCCAACATTCTTTTGGATAAAGACTGGAATGCAAAATTGTCTGACTTTGGCTTGGCTAGACAAGGACCGACAGAAGGAATTAGTCATGTTTCAACAGCAGTAAGTGATGTCAAAACGCCAACGGTTCACGCTTCATCACAACTCCTTTCAATGCTTTGCAAAAATATTTTGAATTGTGTATGTGGTTCTTTTATCTTTGTTTTATAGATAGACGTGAAAGAATTAAGAAAATGTAATTTTCTAATCCATAACCACCATAACCAGGCTGATGGCATGCTGGTGTCTACATGATTACAAGTGCACAAATGCCTTTGTGGTTATATTCAATAATCAGATTTTGTTTGAAGTTACGGATAAATTATGCTATCCCATTAACTATGTGCATGCTTATCAGGTTAGGAATGATCACTTAGTTGTGATGCATTAGCAGGCCTGATGCACTGTGTGCATACTTTTCCTGATGACATAGTATATAAGAGCAAGTAATTAACTCAAGGAATGTTTGGTAAGTCTAAATGGTAAGGTAAATGATCCAATGATGGAAATAGTCCAAACAGTGTCCTGTGCACAGCATGAGAACTTTTGGCATGCGATAGAGCATCATTTGACAACAAAGTGGTAGTCAATCAAGAACAAAATATTAACTGAACACCACTTCAATCAAAGAATTTGTTTGATCGTGTTTTTAAAAGGTTCAGGAATAAATTATGCAGTAGGAGTAACTTTTTCCATGTTTTGTTGAAGTTGCACTTTCTGAAAGTAACATTAGCTTTGGTATGCATGTCATAAGTTTACTTacctgataatatttttattaattgaaTGACAAAAGATTGTTCTGCTATCACATAAGGCCATGTTTATTTGGCTGTGGTAGAGTCATGATTTTTGGAAGAAATAATGGAACAGAATCTTTATATTCTTTATGGATCATAACATCTTTAAATGTTGGTATGAAACCACCAAATTTACATGCcaaaatgacataactatatcgaTCTTTATCCTAAAATAATCCACCTTATCGGAAATTGTTTCCATACTGGTCTTTTGTTGCCCAAATGCTGTCACAATTATCTATCTGCAGTCCCTCAAATTATGCCTTTATGGCGCTAGTCAGCCATATCATACGCACAGAATACTTTTCATTGTCTCTCTATTGAGAGACCTTGTCTGTCCTCTAGTTTCCTTGAAGGGCCTTATCTCACGATCTTCACATAATAAAATGGCTGCCTGTTTGTGATCCTACCTTTACATAAAAGGGGATTTCAAAACTTTGCAAGTGTTACATGATAAAATTCATCATTTTCAAACTTTATTAATAAAACAAGCAGGAAAATGAGGCAGTGCTGCTTGCACTCTCTGGAAATGTACTTAAGTGGATAATGGTTGTAATTTATTATCTAATACTATTGAAAATTCTTAAAATAGATGGAGGTTTTGAATTATATGATTGGGTGCCATCTTTTCTACCCATTTTAATCCTTGCCCATGATTTGAAAGGAAAGAAGGCTGTGAATCCCACTGCTTGATCCCACAAGCATCCCATGTTGCCTCTCCAGTTTCCTGGCTGACCCACAGTTAAGGAAGTGGGTAAAAAGGCATTTCCATATCTGACCATGCTTCAGTTCTGGTTTTAAGTTTTGACAAATTGGAGCTTCCTATCATTAACTTTTATATGTTATCTTGTTTGTGCCACAGCCATAAGAATCACAAAGCTTTGTAGACACAAAGATCAGCAAGGAAGCAGCACACTGAATATCATGGAGAAAACATTTGTCAACTGAGCAACTGCTACTAATGAAGAAAGGAAATTAAATTAGCTAAATAAATACTAGTTGGAGCTGTTCTCTAATTCCTACATAAACATTTTCCATGGACTTCTTTAGCTAAATAAATACTAGTTGGAGCTGTTCTCTAATTCCATCATTAAATTATACAGGTTGTAGGAACTTTGGGTTATGCAGCACCTGAGTACATGCAAACTGGTCGCCTGACTGCCAAGAGTGACATATGGAGCTATGGAGTTTTCCTATATGAACTTCTCACAGGCCGTCAACCAATAGATATAGACCGTCCTAAAGGTGAACAGAAACTCTTAGAATGGGTCAAACCATACATATCTGATGTCAGGAAGTTCCGTATAATCATGGATACAAGGCTAGCAGGTGAGTACTCTTTTAAATCTGCAACAAAGCTTGCTTCTGTGGCAAATAGATGCCTACGGCAGCAACCCAAGTCTAGGCCCAAGATGAGTGAAGTTTTGGAGATGGTGCAACAGATTGTGGGAAGTACTGGGGCTGGAGTACCACAGGCCCCATTAAGGAATTCTGATCTAGAACAAGGACACCCAAGagtagagaaaaagaaagttCTGAGGAGAACTATCGGAGAGCAGAAAAAGGGGCAAGGTATGCAGTTGGTGTGGCAGGGATGCAGGTTAAAACTAGTGAAGTCATGTTGATTAGCTTTATGAGTGTTGAAAGTTCCATCAATGTTCTTTCGGAGAGTTGATGATCCctaaaataaatatctattacATTGGAGGTGTAACATGTTACCATTTTTACTAAAATAGGTTTTATGTACTTCTTATCTCCAAGTAATCCTGTTCATAGTGGTCAACGTTAGAATCGCTGTTGCTTATAGCTTGCAAATCTATCAAAGTGTCATGTGACTCATCTTGTTCGATCATATTCTAGCATTGTACGATTTGCAACATCAATATTTTTTGTGGTTTTGTTTCATAAATCATCGGAattgaaaaaattattaaattcctTGGATAGCAGCATGTAGAACTGTACAGTGGCTGGGTAACAACCTCGTGTCTTTCTGAGATGAGGATATGATTACTATTAACCAGTAACTGAAGTTATGTGCATAGCCTCATTGCCAGTAACTGATGTTTTTGCATCTACCAAGACTACCATATAAGCTTCCTATTATGGTGATGGCAGCAATGGTGTTCATCAACAGCTCATTGTTGGTCATAGCTTAACAAGAGCTCAGTGATCATGATCTCTccacacaatgcatatgatgaaggcACTGAAAGCCCCTCAAACATCAGAACTAGGGACCTACATTGCTGATACTGTTTCACATTGGTGTTGGAGCTGGGATTGCAGAGTACTTGTGAAAGTTACAGATCCTTCACACAGTTTATCTGAGAACAGCAGAGCTGAAGCAATGCAGTCTCAGTTTACATCCATCCTGGTTTGCTAAAGATTTTCACGTGGGCAATCAGTGGCCAgcctcgatatgaacttatgcatgCTTTTACGGGTATAAATTGCAAGTAGGTTCCTGGATTTCTAGTGATACACAACTGAGTGCTTTCAAAACTGGAAAAGCAGAAGCATTAGATGCCATTCCAAACAGGTTGTGGAAATTTATGCTCCTGAAGGGTGCTGCTTACACATTTATGATTCCAGAATTAACAAAAACATCAGCTGAATGTTGGGCCAACAGGTATACTCTAATTTCCTCTTAATAATGTCTAAATCCAATATACTACAAGGTTTTGGTTCTTTGATTTGTTCTTAAATCCTGCATGTGCTTTTAATCGCTTAGTATTTATTACTTGATTCAACAATGATGGTTGAATTTATCTAATTAGTTTTCCTTGGGACATCCCAGAGGTTTTATTTACTATTAGATCAACTTCATGGTCACATTAACCTCATAAAGCAGGACCTATTTCTAGTGAATTAGCAACATTTTAACTGGTTAGTTGATGATTTACTCTGGCTGCCACTGTAGGCTTTTccaaaaagtgttagaagatttaCTTTTCGATAGTCGATTTTAAGTCTATCATGCTACCAGGATGGAAATCGGTTTATAGCATATCGTTTATAGTGGTTTATTGACAATTTGTTGGAATTAAAACATGGGTAGTTTGATTGGAGAAATGTGGGGCATACCAAACAGTTTCTTCTGCAAATGGGTTGAATTATATCTGTAGCTGATGTAATACAACTTTTTATGGGCAAAAATAAGTTTCTTTCACATGTTTGCTACTCAAGTGTCAATGTTGCAGTGATGTAGGTTGATTTGATCTACACCTAACTGATTACATGTTGTGCTTGTCATCATCCTTCCCAGATTTATTGGTGTTATCAGAGTCGTAAAGGTTGGTGTTATTCCACCTTCTCTTGGTCTTTTTGTGGGTAGATCCACTGACCGTAATTCTGAGCTTGTAAGTCTTCGAGGATTCTTACATATATGCCCTGACTCAATTTGGATTAATCGATATCATTCATAATACAGCctgcataattttttttgaatgatgATTATTCTTGAATGTCTGACAAAGCTCTATTAGTCCATACTAGTCTCCACCGGAAGGTGAGAGACCAAATCATTGTGCGTAGTATGTTTCTTTTCAGTACAAAAGCTCAAGTTCCAACTTATCGCTGTGTGCAAAAGCTCTAGTTTTTGTAGCTTGAGGTTACCGAAACACGGAAGCATGTCTGCCATTAGATTTCCACCGGAGCGGAAGAATGGGAAGCTGAGACTTCATTAAGATTCGTGCAATGACGAGCGACTCGCGAGGATGAGTTGAAGAAGGCATATCACGTCAACACAACACGTCCAGTTGTAGGATTTTGTGAGCCTCCCTTGCGCACATACATTATTTGACAACCAACCGTAAAGATGCATTTGATGTGGGAAAGCATCAAATTGACAACTGGAACGAAGGTCGAGTTCTTATCTCAATCAAAGTTGCTGCTCGAACCCGGTTCAATTTGGGCTAATTTGTCGCGCGGCTTGATCACAGGTATGGCCGTGCGTCCGACTCGATCAGGGCCGTCCAGGCGGCGATCGGACGCCCGCCGTGCGGCCTCCGGGCGTGGCCAGCGGGAGGGCATCAGGGGCGGGGCCCGCTGCTGACAGCCGTCAGATGGGGGCCGTAGGGCGGAGATTCCCCCCGTGATAGATGCAAACAGAGGAGCCACAGTGCGCTCCCCTCCCGAAGCACCGCGCCTGCGCACGCCGTCCTGCCCCGAATCGACGGACCGGATCGCGTACGGCCCCCAACCGACGGTCCACGTTCCCCCTCCCAGCAATAAAAGGACGGATTCAAAAGGGAGGCAGCGGCCGCGCCGCTCCAATCGGGCTTATTTAGCCCGTGACGTCCGCGAGATTCCCCCCTCTCGCTCCCACCCCTCGTTCTCACacattctctctctcttctgtttcGGTATTCTTATCTATTGCTCGCTTGCCCGCTCGCTACGTTCTTCCGTGGCGACGCGAAGCCGCGGTATCTTCTTCCCGTCGCACGCTCTTTGTTCGTTTGCCGCCCGATCGCCTCGATCCACCGCTGGATCGCCCCGATCTGATGTAAGTTATACTGGATGGTGGGGATCTGAATTGATTCTTGCCCGATCTTGGTTGCGATTGGAGTAGAACTGAATGCTCGATGATTTGTGGATTGATCGGATTTGGGAATTTGATTGTCGCCACGGATCTGTGGTTTTCGAACTTAAAACATTTCGGATGGGTAGATTGGTGTTCTGAACTTAGTTCTGATTCATGCTCTCATGTTTTCTTTTTGGTCATCGCAGTTTGATTGATGATCACTTCTTTTGCTTATAAACATTTGTGCCGTCTGTTGTTTTCCCTCTAccacacccacccccccccccccccacccccccccccaagTTCTTGATGCTTCTTGATAGAATTCTAGTTCGATTGGATTTGCAAATTTCTTAATATCTCTTGCGGGGATTGCTGTCCTTTCTTGCACAAATAGATCTGTACTCATCAGTATCCATTACCACCATCATGTCCTTGAAATGCATCAATCACGCACCGGCTTTTGAAACACACCAGTTTATCAATGATGGTAGTTGATCTTGCAATACTTCTGGGGAGGACTGCTTTCTGATGTATTATTAACCCTCTTGATTCTGATTGTTTGAATGAATGATGTTCGAGTAGGGTCTATCTAGTTGAGCGGAAATATATATTTAAGACGGGCTTGCGGAAGTCATTCCTTTTGGAGAACGACTACTGTTTTTCTTTTCTcaatatttttttgatgaaatcttGTTTTTATGCCTTTTTCAGCGTTGATAGATCAAAACTTTCCTGAAGACATTTAAATACAAACTGAAGATTGTTGGACAAGAACTTGACGAACAGGTTGCAATTCCTAATACTAGACTTGCTCATTACGTATTGGCTACAGGCAAAGATGTTCTTATGTTGAGCTGTTAGTAGttgttgaaacttgaaagtaGAATCCAGTCGCTTAATAAATCAATATATGTGTACTCGTAGTTTGATAACTTGGATTTGGATGAAAGGATGTCTGACAAACGAATTTGTTTTCATTGACTATGTCAAGCTTACTGTTCTACCCTGCTTGGAAAAATTCAAATAGGTTGCACAGGTTTTCTGTTTATTATTTGACAAATTATTATTGCAACCACTCTTCTACCTTGGCATCTACAGTCATTTTTTTATGTTGGAAAAACTTTTTTTATGTAGTTATTAGCTTAACTATATTATGGATGGGTGAACCCACTTTCCCTGTTTTCGGTCAAGCCCATTTGCCTTTCTATGCATGCAACAATGGAAAAAGATGCTGTTCTAAAACATAAATTGACATTTTAATATTTCTgagaagatcaatagattctataAGCATGTTGAAATGCCAAACTGGTTCAATTTTGATATAAAAGGATCTTTAAGTCACATGTGTTTATGGCTAAGAAATTCATTTGTTtgcataataaaatttttattccaTTCAAGCCAAACATGTGTTAGCATATTAATTCAAGTACTTCATACATTTTCAGGGAATGCATTATCTTATTGTGACCAGAAATATCCTGAGCTAGTCACAATTCCATCAGGGTTAATATCAGAGAGAGCCTATTACACTTGCACTTCCAACTGGAAATATTTATATCCAATGATTACCTACGAGCAAGATTCTGATATTCATCACTGGGGTTTCGATTTTCTTCACTGTGACCTATTTTCAGTCCCTCCATATTGTGGAGGCACCAGTCAGCAGGATTCCAGTTTCTATGATACTTCTTATGTTGGAGAAGGTGATATTGATCCAGAATGTGCAACCATTGAGAATGATGAAATTATTGCCCATGCTCTTCAAGAAGAACTTTCTCAACTTGCTGTTGCAGAAGCATCGGGATCTACACATGCAGAGGATGAGTGTCTTCAAGTATCTGTTCTTACACAGGATTGGTTTAGTCCATATATGAGAAGTTATAGTCCAGGTACTAAGATGACTATAAATATGGTCATTGATATATTGTTTGGTCTCCTTGATGATTTTTCATGTTCATAAAGGGAATGAGGATGGCCAGGATGAGGCTGATGATATGGAACCCTCCAGTTCATGTTCTAGTCCTAGGGAGAACTCATATAACGGGGATGAATGGTCATTAGAATTAACGGATGATTTTTCAGATATCGAAGGTGAAGTTGGTAAAAGGTTGAATCACATGGTCTCCATTCCTGTAAGTTATGCATATTCTTTTGTCCACCTCATTTAGTTTATGATTAATGATTTCATATGTTGAAAagcatttatgatattaaatattagcgtattttttatgattttctgCCCTTTCATTTATTTCTGTGCGACTCAAGTATATCTTACATGTAATATCATAATATTCTTTTATTCTTGTAATTTGCAAGTGCCAAATTGTTAATTTCTAATTTTGATGAGATAAATATGGAAAAAACAATTTCCTACTGCTCAGCTAAAATATGATGCATTTAACATCTTACTAATTTCAGTAAAATAAGATTTGACATGATATTGGTATGAAAATCCTCCGAATAACCTTTTCTTTGATTTCTGAATTACAATGTCTGATCCTAGGACTGAATGTTCAGTCGGTTCtgcatgttctctatcttaatttgCCTTGTGAATCTAGGCATTAATAATATTCTTCCACTATATAATATGTATCCAATATTGAGTTTGCTTGTCATAGAACAATGGCTTTGAGGATAAGGATGTGTGTGATGACCCTTCCAAGATTCATAATTAACAGGAGCCTCGTGCACTTGGCTGCCTCTTCTTGGGGATTTTTTGATACTTTGACTATAATTTTTTGTAGGAAGTTCAGCATAAGTTTCTGGACATCAGCTTTTTAGTATCTTATTTTGCTTGTCAATATGATCCTCTAAATTATTAAAGATTGACTTCTGCAGCATGTTCCTAGAATTAATGGAGAAATTCCTTCTGTTGATGAAGCCACATCAGATCATCAGAGGCTCATAGACAGGTACTGACTAATTCACTAACTTGGAAGTATTATTTGGAGATGTTTCCCATAGAGATAACTCACCTTTGAATACATTTATCTGAGATTTCCACTAGAGAGTGTGACATAAATTTTAGTACCTCTGTCGAAAGTATAAGCATTTTGTGCTTGAAGCTCCCTGTTATATGCCTACTTGGATATACTTTGCCATGGGTTCTTTAGTTTTACGAGTGATGAGGGTTTAAAGTTTAAAACGTGAGTTGGAGGTGGCAACACTTGTAGTCACCTTGAATATATACACAGGAGGAAACTTGGATCCTTTAGCATGGACCAAGGATATCCATGATGAAAGATGAAGGCAAGGATTTAGGATACATCAGAAAAGGAATGCTATTCAACATACTGCAATTTTGTCATTCATGCTGTAGCTGATGAATTGTAATTCAGTTTTAGTTCTCAATAATTCAACTTTCAGCGATCTTTTTCCTGATTCTAGGGATAATTGCATACGACCCTTCAATTATCCAAAAATCAGGAAATAgtgcttttcttttatttctgTAATTGTCTA
Protein-coding sequences here:
- the LOC103971679 gene encoding serine/threonine-protein kinase PCRK1 encodes the protein MKCFPFLNGASKAELQTRFSASVRSNSTTSTECNVRRSGPEFNTGDVSSIGADSMGRSLYPSFSQIPSNLRVFTFSELRNATRNFSRSLMVGEGGFGCVYRGTIKSFKYPNMRIEIAVKQLNRKGLQGHREWLNEVNVLGVVEHPNLVKLIGYCAEDDERGIQRLLVYEYMPNGSVEDHLSRQFKTILSWSMRLRVALDAARGLTYLHEQMDFQIIFRDFKSSNILLDKDWNAKLSDFGLARQGPTEGISHVSTAVVGTLGYAAPEYMQTGRLTAKSDIWSYGVFLYELLTGRQPIDIDRPKGEQKLLEWVKPYISDVRKFRIIMDTRLAGEYSFKSATKLASVANRCLRQQPKSRPKMSEVLEMVQQIVGSTGAGVPQAPLRNSDLEQGHPRVEKKKVLRRTIGEQKKGQGMQLVWQGCRLKLVKSC
- the LOC135605383 gene encoding OVARIAN TUMOR DOMAIN-containing deubiquitinating enzyme 12-like, with protein sequence MITYEQDSDIHHWGFDFLHCDLFSVPPYCGGTSQQDSSFYDTSYVGEGDIDPECATIENDEIIAHALQEELSQLAVAEASGSTHAEDECLQVSVLTQDWFSPYMRSYSPGNEDGQDEADDMEPSSSCSSPRENSYNGDEWSLELTDDFSDIEGEVGKRLNHMVSIPHVPRINGEIPSVDEATSDHQRLIDRLQMYDLIELKVQGDGNCQFRALSDQFYRSPEHHKFVRQQVLNQLKTHPEFYEGYVPMEYGDYLKKLSKSGEWGDHVTLQAAADSYGVKIFVITSFKDTCYIEILPSFQKSKRVIFLSFWAEVHYNSIYPEGDLPALDMKKKKRWWQFGNKY